One region of Polynucleobacter sp. Adler-ghost genomic DNA includes:
- a CDS encoding enoyl-CoA hydratase/isomerase family protein, with protein MNYECIDLRVDDGVAFLFLNRPSKHNALNDQIRHELLNALESVSNDESIYAVILSGNGASFCAGGDIEAMAKRLEIPAGEIAIKGWKRHQEIQRMITLIHNMPKPIIAAVNGSAFGLGADLALACDFIIASENALFCWSYIDRAVIPDGGGMYFLPRRVGMSLAKDLIFSGRRVKFEEAMTIGIVDRYSDPGGLLENAKQWANTFKDTAKPAFMLSKRIINKSIESSLEDIFSQSNMALGMCFSSVEHRTSVENFLNR; from the coding sequence ATGAATTATGAATGTATTGATTTAAGAGTTGATGATGGCGTGGCATTTCTTTTTCTTAATAGACCAAGTAAGCACAACGCCTTGAACGATCAGATAAGACATGAGCTTCTCAATGCTCTTGAGTCGGTATCAAATGATGAGAGCATATACGCTGTTATTTTAAGTGGAAATGGTGCTAGTTTTTGTGCGGGCGGTGATATTGAGGCGATGGCTAAAAGGCTTGAGATTCCAGCTGGCGAAATAGCTATCAAGGGATGGAAGAGACATCAAGAAATTCAGCGAATGATTACGCTGATTCACAATATGCCAAAACCCATTATTGCTGCTGTAAATGGCTCAGCTTTTGGATTGGGTGCTGATTTAGCGCTAGCATGTGATTTCATTATTGCCAGTGAAAATGCGTTGTTTTGCTGGTCATACATTGACAGAGCGGTGATTCCAGATGGAGGTGGGATGTATTTTTTACCTCGACGAGTTGGAATGAGCTTGGCTAAAGATTTAATCTTCTCAGGAAGAAGGGTCAAATTTGAAGAGGCAATGACAATCGGCATCGTAGATCGCTACTCAGATCCAGGGGGCTTACTCGAGAATGCTAAACAATGGGCTAATACATTTAAAGACACAGCCAAGCCTGCCTTCATGCTGAGTAAACGTATTATTAATAAAAGTATAGAGTCTTCGCTTGAGGATATTTTTTCTCAAAGTAATATGGCTCTAGGAATGTGTTTTAGTTCTGTAGAGCATCGAACATCGGTTGAAAATTTTTTGAATAGATAA
- a CDS encoding IclR family transcriptional regulator — translation MIDRQFAINLSRGLEVLRAFNPADQLLGNKELCERTSLPKATVSRLTYTLEKLGYLLKVDRLQKYRLGPGVLMLGYPMLAGLEIRHLARPHMEQLATKTKWTVNLGMLGRLEVVYIDAMRLDRRNFLKPDIGSSRPLLTTSIGRALLLASSEKDQNAILNRIKITYPTQYRRDLHHFNRDKVFFEKNSYCLSLGDWEPNVCAVSVPLRVGSSDDPTIALNCTLSGSKLSQQEIHQFIIPHLLEAKHNIEKDSGRIFISRKS, via the coding sequence ATGATCGATCGTCAGTTTGCAATAAATCTAAGTAGGGGCCTAGAAGTGCTGAGGGCGTTTAATCCTGCTGACCAATTATTGGGCAACAAAGAGTTATGTGAAAGAACTTCGCTCCCTAAGGCAACAGTTTCGCGTCTAACTTACACACTTGAAAAATTGGGTTACTTATTGAAGGTGGATAGATTACAAAAATATCGCCTTGGACCTGGAGTTTTAATGTTGGGTTATCCCATGTTGGCTGGCCTAGAAATTCGACATTTAGCTCGCCCTCATATGGAGCAGTTGGCTACCAAAACAAAATGGACGGTTAATTTAGGGATGCTTGGACGTCTTGAAGTTGTATATATAGACGCAATGCGACTTGATCGACGGAATTTTTTAAAGCCAGATATTGGAAGTAGTAGGCCACTTTTAACTACTTCGATAGGGCGTGCTCTTTTACTCGCCTCCTCGGAAAAAGATCAGAACGCTATTTTAAATAGAATAAAGATTACTTATCCGACCCAGTATCGTAGGGACCTACATCACTTTAATCGAGATAAAGTTTTTTTTGAAAAAAATTCATACTGCCTGAGTCTTGGTGACTGGGAGCCAAATGTATGCGCTGTATCAGTCCCGCTTAGGGTTGGAAGTAGTGATGATCCAACTATTGCGCTAAATTGCACTCTCAGTGGTTCAAAGCTTTCGCAGCAAGAGATTCATCAATTTATTATTCCGCATTTACTTGAAGCAAAACATAATATTGAAAAGGATAGTGGAAGAATTTTTATCAGCAGAAAATCTTAA
- a CDS encoding CaiB/BaiF CoA-transferase family protein, whose protein sequence is MSTTQTPSSNKGPLSGVRILDMATVIAGPFAATLCADLGAEVTKLELPASNDPLRTFAPMKDHHSLYWKVTNRGKKGITLDVRKPEGKEIFLRMLPSFDVLVENFRTGTLDQWGLDIKTLHQANPQLIVLRLTGFGQTGPYARRPGFARIFEAMSGFTNLTGMADGPPQHMNYPLGDVVSGLFGAFSIAAALVERYRSKDMFGREIDLSATEAMMRLLDPLAVELDQLNYIRGRAGSRATYTAPSNIYKTSDGVWVSIVGSSDPIFKRFCSAMGMEELASNPKFSNNQLRLKNLDEIDQIISNWCSSLNFEMLAIVLNQHDVPFTKVYDINDVLNDPHFIERNAIIRLPDEDLGSIPAPCIVPRFSGIPEYIPHSGSKTGAHNISFYSELGLSDEEISKLKASNVI, encoded by the coding sequence ATGAGCACAACTCAAACACCAAGCAGTAATAAAGGTCCTTTATCTGGTGTACGTATCCTGGATATGGCCACTGTAATTGCTGGTCCATTTGCAGCGACGCTTTGCGCTGACTTAGGCGCTGAAGTCACCAAACTCGAACTACCTGCCAGCAATGATCCTTTGAGAACTTTTGCTCCCATGAAGGATCATCATTCTTTATATTGGAAAGTTACCAATAGAGGCAAAAAAGGCATTACCTTAGATGTACGAAAGCCTGAGGGAAAAGAAATTTTTTTAAGAATGCTGCCCTCTTTTGATGTATTGGTGGAAAATTTTAGGACTGGCACCCTTGATCAATGGGGTCTTGATATCAAAACCTTGCATCAAGCTAATCCTCAGCTTATCGTTCTTCGTCTTACTGGGTTTGGTCAGACTGGCCCCTATGCCAGAAGGCCAGGCTTTGCTCGCATCTTTGAGGCAATGAGTGGCTTTACAAACTTAACGGGAATGGCTGATGGCCCCCCTCAGCATATGAATTACCCTTTAGGAGATGTAGTTTCCGGATTATTTGGCGCGTTCTCCATAGCAGCAGCTTTAGTTGAGAGATATCGATCAAAAGATATGTTCGGCAGGGAAATCGACCTATCCGCAACCGAGGCCATGATGCGTCTACTTGATCCACTAGCAGTAGAGCTGGATCAATTAAATTACATTCGCGGGCGTGCCGGATCAAGGGCAACATATACAGCCCCTTCTAATATTTACAAAACATCTGATGGGGTTTGGGTCAGCATAGTTGGCTCATCCGATCCAATATTTAAGCGGTTTTGTTCTGCAATGGGAATGGAAGAATTGGCAAGCAATCCTAAATTTTCTAACAATCAGTTGCGCCTAAAGAATTTAGATGAAATAGACCAAATTATCTCTAACTGGTGCTCTTCGCTAAATTTTGAAATGTTAGCAATAGTCCTTAACCAGCATGATGTTCCTTTTACCAAGGTTTATGACATTAATGATGTCTTGAATGATCCCCACTTTATAGAGCGCAATGCAATCATCAGGCTACCTGATGAAGATTTAGGCAGTATTCCGGCCCCTTGTATCGTTCCGCGTTTTTCTGGCATACCCGAATATATTCCCCATAGTGGATCGAAAACTGGTGCCCATAATATTTCTTTTTATTCTGAACTTGGCTTGAGTGATGAAGAAATTTCCAAACTAAAAGCTAGCAACGTTATATAA
- a CDS encoding MaoC family dehydratase, which produces MHKITLGSLNELKNWVGKELPPSDWQEITQQRIDLFAEAGGDNQWIHVDPVRAAKESPYGVTIAHGFLILSLLSRFFTDTVHIDGVTLSINYGANKVRFTDPVLVNSRVRAHFTLTSLEAFKGGVQIIWNVSIEQEGKERPCMIAEWISRRYGAFDSEASQ; this is translated from the coding sequence ATGCACAAAATTACACTTGGCTCTCTTAACGAACTAAAAAACTGGGTTGGCAAAGAGCTTCCCCCTTCCGATTGGCAGGAAATCACTCAACAGCGTATTGATTTATTTGCAGAGGCTGGTGGAGATAATCAGTGGATACACGTAGACCCAGTAAGAGCTGCTAAAGAATCCCCTTATGGCGTCACAATAGCTCATGGCTTTTTAATCCTCTCACTCTTAAGTAGATTTTTCACAGATACTGTTCACATTGATGGCGTTACATTGTCGATCAATTATGGAGCCAATAAAGTCAGATTTACTGATCCAGTTTTAGTAAATTCTAGAGTGCGCGCTCATTTCACCTTAACCTCCCTTGAGGCATTTAAAGGCGGAGTACAAATTATTTGGAATGTATCTATAGAGCAAGAAGGTAAGGAGCGGCCTTGCATGATCGCAGAATGGATAAGCCGACGTTATGGGGCTTTTGATAGCGAAGCTTCGCAATGA
- a CDS encoding acyl-CoA dehydrogenase family protein: protein MIRNPNEFSSFLDSLKKYCQNKLIPREAEVELLDEVPPDLVTDMAGFGLFGFSIPETYGGFGMTTEELVLAAMEISQCSVAFRARVGTNTGIGSEALVADGSEAQKEKYLPRLASGEITGCFAITEPDAGSDAASLKTSARKEGNDFILNGTKCFITNAPISDLFTVMARTDQSKPKSDGVSAFLIERNTPGLTVGSPYKKMGQAGSPVSEVHFENCRIPASNLIGIEGAGFKTAMKVLNKQRIHLAALCIGPAIRMLDEIVNYASVREQFGKPIGTFQLVQAMIADCQTEIYAAKALVLETARKRDSGEDVSMEASICKYFSSEMCGRVADRCVQILGGYGYISDNPIERFYRDVRLFRLYEGTSQIHQLNIARNTFKKAGHTFN, encoded by the coding sequence ATGATTCGCAACCCAAACGAATTCTCTTCTTTTTTAGATTCACTAAAAAAGTATTGCCAGAATAAACTTATTCCTCGTGAAGCGGAAGTTGAATTACTAGATGAGGTACCCCCAGATTTAGTGACCGATATGGCTGGGTTCGGACTATTTGGATTCTCAATTCCAGAGACATATGGCGGTTTCGGCATGACGACTGAAGAACTGGTATTGGCCGCTATGGAAATATCGCAATGCTCCGTTGCCTTTCGTGCGCGAGTAGGAACCAACACTGGAATTGGGTCTGAGGCTTTGGTTGCCGATGGATCAGAAGCACAAAAAGAAAAATATTTACCTAGACTAGCCAGCGGTGAAATTACTGGATGCTTTGCAATTACCGAGCCTGATGCAGGCTCTGACGCTGCCTCTTTAAAAACTTCGGCAAGAAAAGAGGGAAATGATTTCATTTTAAATGGCACCAAATGCTTTATTACCAATGCACCCATATCTGATCTATTTACCGTTATGGCAAGAACAGATCAGAGCAAGCCTAAGTCCGATGGTGTTTCCGCATTTTTAATAGAAAGAAATACGCCGGGACTCACTGTTGGTAGTCCATATAAAAAAATGGGGCAAGCAGGATCCCCAGTTTCAGAAGTGCATTTCGAAAACTGCCGTATTCCTGCTAGCAATCTGATTGGGATAGAGGGTGCGGGCTTTAAAACTGCAATGAAAGTATTAAATAAGCAGCGCATACATTTAGCAGCACTTTGTATTGGTCCAGCCATTCGCATGTTAGATGAAATTGTGAATTACGCATCTGTCAGAGAGCAATTTGGCAAGCCTATTGGCACTTTTCAATTAGTGCAGGCGATGATTGCAGACTGTCAAACTGAAATTTACGCTGCTAAAGCACTTGTTTTGGAAACTGCTCGAAAACGTGACTCTGGAGAAGATGTCAGCATGGAAGCTTCCATCTGCAAATATTTCTCCTCAGAAATGTGTGGAAGGGTTGCAGATCGTTGTGTACAGATACTAGGTGGATATGGTTATATTTCCGATAACCCGATTGAGAGATTTTATCGAGATGTGCGTCTTTTCCGCCTCTATGAAGGAACGAGTCAAATTCATCAACTAAACATCGCTAGAAATACGTTCAAAAAAGCAGGACATACCTTTAACTAA